One Streptosporangium sp. NBC_01495 DNA window includes the following coding sequences:
- a CDS encoding helix-turn-helix domain-containing protein: MQFGAEMRRLREAAQLSQSSVASRLGCTQTQVSRLEGASRTPSKSDAEKLDRLFATADGNAFTRLRQRILAQPGGPIWFQSWVEEIEPTALVLRSWDPLLIPGLLQTESYARHIFSQEPQTTPEEVEGRVQTRIQRQQTLDRDTPFSLLMLIDAGVLRRKVGGAKVMHEQLGHLLEITQRSTISIQVVSPECLTGLMGAFMIAELPHGQPDAIHVDSSDEGHVTTDHDSVAAIWKRYETIRLWAYPEHMSLKMIEDVRQEWT; the protein is encoded by the coding sequence GTGCAGTTTGGTGCCGAGATGCGTCGGTTGCGAGAGGCCGCGCAGCTCTCGCAGTCCTCCGTGGCCTCCCGGCTGGGATGTACGCAGACTCAGGTCAGCCGCCTGGAGGGCGCCAGTCGCACCCCGTCGAAATCCGACGCCGAGAAGCTGGACCGGCTGTTCGCGACGGCCGACGGCAATGCCTTCACCCGGCTCCGCCAGCGCATCCTCGCCCAGCCCGGCGGTCCGATCTGGTTCCAGAGCTGGGTCGAGGAGATTGAACCGACTGCCCTCGTCCTACGCTCCTGGGATCCCCTTCTCATCCCCGGCCTTCTCCAAACGGAGTCCTACGCTCGGCACATCTTCAGCCAGGAACCTCAGACGACCCCAGAAGAGGTTGAAGGACGAGTCCAAACCCGCATACAGCGGCAGCAAACCCTCGATCGGGACACCCCCTTCTCGCTCCTCATGCTCATCGACGCGGGCGTGCTACGCCGTAAGGTCGGTGGAGCCAAGGTGATGCACGAGCAGCTCGGCCATCTACTGGAGATCACCCAGAGGTCGACCATCTCCATTCAGGTCGTCAGTCCTGAATGCCTGACCGGCCTGATGGGCGCATTCATGATTGCCGAACTTCCGCATGGGCAACCGGACGCCATCCACGTGGACTCATCGGACGAGGGGCATGTCACGACTGATCATGATTCCGTGGCCGCCATCTGGAAGCGCTATGAGACGATCCGGCTCTGGGCCTATCCTGAGCACATGTCCCTCAAAATGATCGAGGATGTGAGACAGGAATGGACCTGA
- a CDS encoding DUF397 domain-containing protein — MDLSAAVWRKSSRSGGNGGQCVEVAANLPGVVAVRDSKDPGGPKLLFAPAGWKSFISGVKTGEFDSLT, encoded by the coding sequence ATGGACCTGAGCGCTGCGGTATGGCGTAAGTCGTCGCGCTCCGGCGGAAATGGTGGCCAGTGTGTAGAGGTAGCCGCCAACCTGCCCGGAGTGGTCGCGGTCCGTGACAGTAAAGACCCCGGCGGCCCCAAGCTGCTCTTCGCCCCCGCCGGATGGAAGTCATTCATCAGTGGTGTCAAGACCGGCGAGTTCGACTCTCTGACCTGA